GAAATCCCTGAGCTGAACGGAGCGCCACCATGGACGACGCCGACACCGTGCTGCGCGCCGACGCCCCGAACACCGTCCTGCGAGGCGGGCCGGGCCGGGCGGGCCGACTCGCGGAGCGGTTGTGCCGCACCGACGCGACGCAGACCACGCTGAAGGTCCGCAGCGGCAACTGCTACGACCACTTCCACGCCGAGCCGGGCCAGCTCGTCGAGACCGACGGCCGTACGCTGCGGGTGTTCACCTGGTCGCACCGCACCTACGTGGCCGAGTGACCGCCTCGCCGAGCCGATCCCGGCCCCGATAGGTAGTATCGCTATAGGTAAGCACACACGACGACGATGGGAGAGACGCCATGCGGACCCTGGTGGCGGTGTTGATCGGCCTCGTCGCGGGCTTCTTCACCGGAATCGTGATCGACCAGATCATCGGCGTGATCGGGCTCCTGGCCTCCGACGACGGGCCGAGCGGCTTCCGCTTCCTGCCGCTGGTCCTCGCCGTGGTGGGCGCGGTCGTCGCGGTCCTGATCGACCGGTCGCGCCAGCGGCGGGGCGCCCCGCCCCGGAGCTGACCGACCCCGCGCCCGAGCCGACGCCGCGCCCCGCCACCACCCGGTGGCGGGGCGCGGCGTCGTCCGGGCCACCACCGGCGATGATCTCCAAGCGCGCTTCGAGCGGTCCTCCAAGCGGCACTGCCACGCTGGGCCGGCCACGATCCGCAGAGGAGTCACTCGTGTACGACGAGACAACGCAGGTACTGGTCGTCGGGGGCGGGGTGGTGGGCCTGTCCACCTCCCTGTTCCTGTCCGCGCACGGCGTCGGGTCCATCCTCGTCGAACGCCACCCGGGCACCGCGATCCACCCCCGGGCCTGGGGCTGGTACCCGCGCACCCTGGAGCTGTACCGCTCGGTGGGGCTGGCCGACGCGATCGACGCGGAGAGCGCCGGCTTCACCGGCCACGTCCTGCTCGGCAAGCTGGAGTCGCTGACCGGACGGGAGTTCCACCTGTCCCGCATCCCCGACGAGGAGGACGTCAGCGACATCAGCCCGATCGGGCGGGTGGTCTCGCTGCCGCAGGACCGGATCGAGCCGCTGGTCCTGCGCCGGGCCCGGGAGCTCGGCGGCGACGTCCGCTTCGGGGTGGAGCTGGTCGACCTCGTCCAGGACGACGAGGGCGTCACCGCCACCGTCGCCGACCGCAAGACCGGCGTCCGGCGGACCGTCCGGGCCCGCTACCTGGTCGCCGCCGACGGCACGGACAGCCCGGTCCGCGAGCGGCTGGGCATCCGGCGGCACGGCCGGGGCGTGGTCCGCCACCAGATGAGCATCCTGTTCCGGGCGGACCTGACCGGCCCGCTCGCCGGCCGCCGGTTCGCCATCTGCCAGGTGGAGAACCCGCAGGTGGAGGGGACCTTCGGGCACGACGACTCGCTGGGCCAGGGCACCCTGATCCTGACCTACCACCCGGAACGCGGGGAACGGCCGGAGGACTTCACCGACGAACGCTGCGTCGAGCTGGTCCGGGCCGCGGTGGGCGTGCCCGACCTGGCGGTGGAGCTGCGCAGCGTCATGCCGTGGGAGATGGGCGCGCTGGTAGCCGAACGGTTCACCGACGGGCGGGTCTTCCTGGTCGGCGACGCCGCGCACGTGGTGCCGCCGGTCGGCGGGTACGGCGCGAACACCGGCATCCACGACGCGCACAACCTGGCCTGGAAGCTGCACGCCGTGCTGACCGGCCTCGCCTCCCCCGCGCTGCTGTCCACCTACCACACCGAACGGCACCCGGTGGCGGTGACCGTGCTGACCCAGGCCGGGCTGCGGCTGGCCGTCCGGGGCGGGTTCGCCACCCCGGACCAGCACGCCGCCCTCCGGGAGACCCTGACGGTCACCTTCGGGTACGCGTACGACTCGGCGGCGATCGTGGCCGAGCCGGGCGACGGCGTCCCCGCCGGCCCGCCCGGCCCCGGCGGGGCGCCCGCCGCCCCGCTGGTCGAGCCACGGGACCTCGACGGACGGCCCGGCACCCGCGCGCCGCACGTCTGGCTGCGCCTCGACGGGCGGCGGATCTCCACCCTCGACCTGTTCGACCAGCGGCCGGTGCTGCTGCTCGGGCCGGCGGCGGAGCCGTGGCGGGCCGCCGCGACGGCCGCCGCCAAGCGGCTCGGCGTGGAGCTGGACGTGCACCGGATCGGCGCGGACCTGGTCGAGGAGGACCGGCCCTGGGCGCAGACGTACGGCGTCGCGCCGGACGGCGTGGTGCTGGTCCGGCCGGACGGTTTCGTCTGCTGGCGCGCGCCGGCCGGCGCGGAGGCCACCGAGAGCGCCGTCGAGCGGGTGCTCGCCGCGCTCCTGCACCGCCAGCCCTGACCGCGCGCGCCGCCGAATCTGACAGCCCTGAACGCCCGGGGAAGGGTCCCCTGTCGACGCCGCGCGCGCCGCAGGGGTCCCTTCCCATGCCTGACCCGCGTCGGCGGGACGCCGTGCGCGGCGTCGCCCGCAGGACAGCCCGACGCGCCGTCGACCGTCACGTGCCCGGGAGGGAAACCGTGAGTCAACCGCAGACCACCGTGGACGGGTCGCCCGTGGGGCGGACCGAACCCGTAGCGATCGTCGGCGTCGCCTGCCGGCTGCCGCAGGCGCCCACCCCGGACGCCTTCTGGGAGCTGCTGCGCGCCGGCGGCGACGCGGTCGGCGAGCCGCCCGCGGACCGCTGGCGGGACGGCGGTCCCCCGGCGGGGACGGCGACCCGGGCCGGCTACCTGGACCGGGTGGGCGACTTCGACGCGGCGTTCTTCGGCATCAGCCCGCGGGAGGCCGCCGCCATGGACCCGCAGCAGCGGTTGATGCTGGAGCTGAGCTGGGAGGTCCTGGAGGACGCCCGGATCCTGCCGGCCACGGTCCGCGGCGCCCGCGCCGGGGTCTTCGTCGGCGCGATCTGGGACGACTACGCCACCCTCTCCTACCGGGGCGGGCCGGACGCGGTCTCCCCGCACACCGTCACCGGCCTGCACCGCAGCATCCTCGCCAACCGGGTCTCGCACCACTTCGGGCTCACCGGGCCGAGCCTGACCGTCGACACCGGGCAGTCGTCGTCGCTGGTGTCGGTGCACCTGGCCGTGGAGAGCCTGCGCCGGGGCGAGTCCAGCCTGGCCCTCGCCGCCGGGGTGAACCTGATCCTGGCGCCGGAGAGCACCACCGGGATGGCCCGGCTCGGCGCGCTCTCCCCCGACGGCCGCTGCCACACCTTCGACGCCCGCGCCAACGGCTACGTACGCGGCGAGGGCGGCGCGGCCGTGCTGCTCAAGCCGCTGTCCCGGGCGTTGGCCGACGGCGACCGGGTGCACGCGGTGATCCTCGGCGGGGCGGTCAACAACGACGGGGTCGCCGACGGTCTCACCGTGCCCAGCCGGGCCGCCCAGGAGGAGGTGCTGCGGCTGGCGTACGCCGACGCCGGCGTCGACCCGCACGACGTGCAGTACGTCGAACTGCACGGCACCGGCACCCCGGTCGGCGACCCGATCGAGGCGGGCGCGCTGGGCGCGGTGTTCGGCGCGGGCCGTCCGGTCGACGCGCCGCTGCTGGTCGGCTCGGCCAAGACGAACGTCGGCCACCTGGAGGGGGCGGCCGGCATCACCGGGCTGCTCAAGACGGTGCTCGCCCTCACCCACCGGCGGCTGCCGGCCAGTCTCCACTTCACGACGCCCAACCCGGCCATCCCGATGGACCGGTGGCGGCTGCGGGTGCCGCAGGAGACCGGCGACTGGCCGCGGCCGGACGTTCCCCTGCGGGCCGGGGTGTCGTCGTTCGGCATCGGCGGCACGAACTGCCACCTGGTGCTCGGCGCGGCCCCCACCGGCCGGCACGGGTCCGGGCCCGAGCCGGCCCCGGAGCCGACCGGTTGGCCGCTGTCGGCCCGCACCCCGGCGGCCCTGCGCGACCAGGCGGCCCGGCTGGCCCGGCACCTCGCCGACCACCCGGACCTAGCGCCGACGGCGGTGGCGCGCACCCTGGCCACCGCCCGGACCCGCTTCGACCACCGGGCCGTGGTGGTCGCCGAGGACGTCCCGCAGGCCCGCGCGGCGCTGACCGCGCTGGCCGGCGGCGAGCCCGACGCCCGGGTGGTCACCGGCGCGCTCACCCCGGGCCGGGTGGTCTTCGTCTTCCCCGGCCAGGGCTCCCAGTGGGCCGGCATGGCCCGGGGGCTGCTCGACCGGCACCCCGTCTTCACCGCCACGCTGCGCCGCTGTGCCGCGGCGCTCGCCCCGTACGTCGACTGGGACCTGTTGGAGGTGCTGCGCGACGGGACGGACGCGGCCCCCCTGGACCGGGTCGAGGTGGTCCAGCCGGCGCTCTGGGCGATGATCGTCTCGCTCGCGGAGACCTGGCGGGCGCACGGCGTCGAGCCGGACGCGGTGATCGGCCACAGTCAGGGCGAGATCGCCGCCGCGCACGTGGCCGGCATCCTCACCCTGGAGGAGTCGGCGCGGCTGGTGGCCCGCCGGGCCCAGGCGATCAGCCGCATCGAGGGGGCCGGCGGCATGGTCTCCGTACCGCTCGGCCCCGACCAGCTCGACCTGACCCGGTGGGCGGGGCGGCTGCACGTCAGCGTCCGCAACGGCCCGAACTCGTCGGTCGTCTCCGGTGACCTGGACGCGCTGGCCGAGCTCGTCGAGAGCTGCCAGGCGCGCGAGGTCAACGCCCGGCTGCTGCCGATCAGCTACGCCTCGCACAGCCCGTACGTGGAGCCGCTGCGCGCCGGCTGGGACGCGACGATCGGCCCGGTGCGCCCGAGGGCCGGACGGGTCCCGTTCTGGTCGACCGTCACCGCCGGGCCGGTCGACGGCACCGACCTGACCGGCGACTACTGGTACCGCAACCTGCGGCAGCCCGTCCGGCTGGAGGAGACCGTCCGGGGGTTGATCGCCGCCGGGCACACCCACTTCGTCGAGCCCAGCCCCCATCCGGTGCTCGCCGCCGGGATCCAGGACACCCTGGCGGCGGCCGACGTCGACGGCACCGTCACCGGCACCCTCAAACGGGACGACGGCGGCCCCGGGCGGCTGCTGCTGTCGCTGGCCGCCGTGCACACCCGTACCGCGCAGGCCCCGACGCTGGGCGCCGGGCCGACGCCGGCCCCGGGCCCGCTGGTCGACCTGCCCACGTACGCGTTCCAACGGGAGCCGCACTGGCTGGGCACGCTGCCGACGCCGACGGCGCCCGCCCCGCACGGCCCGGCGCGGCCCGCTCCGGACCCGGCGCGCACGCCCGCCCTGGCCCAGGGGCCGCTGGCCGACCGGCTCGCCCGGCTGTCCGCCGAGGACCGGTCCCGGCTGACCCTCGACCTGGTACGCCGCAACGCCGCGGCGGTGCTGGGCCACGCCACCGACACCGTGGTCGGGGCCGACGTGTCCTTCAAGGACCTCGGTCTCGACTCGGCGCTCGCGTTGGAGCTGCGCAACCGGCTGGCCGCCGCCACCGGGCTGCGGCTGGCGTCCGGGCTGCTGTTCAACCACCCCACGCCGGCCGCCCTGGCCCGGCACCTGCGTGACGAGCTGGTCGGCGCGGCGGAGTCCGCCCCGACGCCGGCCCCCGCCGGCGGGCGGGCCACCGACGAGCCGATCGCGGTGGTGGCGGTCGGCTGCCGGTACCCCGGTGACGTCCGCTCGGCGGAGGACCTGTGGCGGCTGGTCGCGCAGGGCGTCGACGCGGTCGGGGACTTCCCCGCCAACCGGGGCTGGGACCTGGACGGGCTCTTCGACCCCGAGCCCGGCGTGCCCGGCCGCTCGTACGCCCGGCACGGCGGCTTCCTGCCCCGGGCCGACGAGTTCGACGAGGAGTTCTTCGGCATCGCCCCGCGCGAGGCCGCCGCGATGGACCCGCAGCAGCGGCTCCTGCTGGAGACCACCTGGGAGGCGTTCGAACGCGCCGGGATCGACCCGGGCACGCTGCGCGGCAGCCGCACCGGCGTGTTCATGGGCGTGATGCCCCAGGAGTACGGGCCCCGACTGTACGAGACCTCGGCCGGCTCGGACGGGTACCGGCTGACCGGAGGCGCGACGAGTGTCGCCTCCGGTCGGGTCTCGTACGTCTTCGGGTTCGAGGGGCCGACGTTCACCGTGGACACCGCCTGCTCGTCGTCGCTGGTGGCGATCCACCTCGCGGTGCAGTCGCTGCGCCGGGGCGAGGCGACGATGGCGGTGGCCGGTGGGGCGTGCGTGATGGCCTCACCGGGCATCTTCGTCGAGTTCAGCCGGCAGCGCGGGCTCGCCCCGGACGGCCGGTGCAAGGCGTTCGGGGCCGGCGCGGACGGCACCGGCTGGGCCGAGGGCGCGGGCGTGCTGCTGCTCGAACGGCTCTCCGACGCCCGCCGCAACGGGCGGCGCGTGCTCGCCGTGATCCGGGGCAGCGCGATCAACTCCGACGGGGCCAGCAACGGGCTCACCGCCCCCAACGGGCTCGCCCAGGAGCGGCTCATCCGGGACGCCCTCGCCGACGCCGGCCTCTCCCCCGCCGACGTCGACGCGGTCGAGGCGCACGGCACCGGCACCCGGCTCGGTGACCCGATCGAGGCGGGCGCGCTGCTGGCCACGTACGGCCGGGCCCGGCCGGCGGACCGGCCGGTGTGGCTGGGCTCGTTGAAGTCCAACATCGGGCACAGCCAGGCGGCGGCCGGCGTGGGCGGCGTGATCAAGATGGTCGGGGCGCTCCGGCACGAGCTGCTGCCGCCCACCCTGCACGCGGCCGAGCCGTCCCCGCACGTGGACTGGTCGTCCGGGGCGGTCAGCCTGCTCACCGCCCCGGTGGCCTGGCCGCGCGGGGACCGGCCACGGCGGGCGGCGGTCTCCTCGTTCGGCATCAGCGGCACCAACGCCCACGTCATCCTCGAGGAGGCCCCGCCCGAGCCGGCGGCGGGACCGGCCGACGCCGGAACGACGGAACCGACCGACGCCGCAGCGGCGGGACCGGCCGACGCCGGGGCCGTGCCGGGCGGCGGCGGCGCGACGGTGGCGGCGTACCCGTTGTCGGCCCGTACCCCGGCCGCCCTGCGCGACCAGGCCGCCGGCCTCACCCGCCACCTGGCCGAACACCCCGGGCTGGACCCGGTCGCGGTGGCGCACACCCTGGCCACCGGCCGGGCCCGCCTCGACCACCGGGCCGTCGTGGTGGCAGCCGGACCGGACGAGACCCGGGTGGCGCTCACCGCCCTGACCGAGGGGCGGCCCGCCCCGAACCTGGTCGCCGGAACACCGGTCGAGGGTCGGACCGTCTTCGTCTTCCCCGGGCAGGGCTCCCAGTGGGCGGGCATGGCGTTGGGGCTGCTCGACCGGCACCCGGTGTTCACCGAGCACCTGGGCCGCTGCGCGGCGGCGCTCGCCCCGTACACCGACTGGGACCTGCTCGACGTGCTGCGCGGCCTCCCCGACGCCCCGCCGCTGGACCGGGTCGACGTCGTCCAGCCGGTGCTCTGGGCCATGATGATCTCGTTGGCCGAGACCTGGCGGGCGCACGGCGTGGAGCCGGACGCGGTGGTCGGCCACAGCCAGGGCGAGATCGCCGCCGCGTACGTGGCCGGGGCGCTCAGCCTGGACGACTCGGCGCGGATCGTGGCCCGCCGCTCCCAGGCGATCACCGCGCTGGCCGGCACCGGCGGCATGGTCTCCGTACCGTTGCCGGCGGAACGGATCGACCTGGGCCGGTGGGACGGGCGGATCCACCTCGCCGCCGTCAACGGTCCGCACTCCACGGTGGTGGCCGGGGACCCGACCGCGCTGGACGACCTGGTCGCCCGGTTCCAGGCACAGGAGGTCAACGCCCGCCGGATCGACGTCGACTACGCCTCGCACACGCCGTTCGTGACGCCGATCCGGGACCGGGTGGCCGAGCTGCTCGGTGAGATCCGGCCCCGCCCGGCCCGGATCCCGTTCTGGTCCACCTGCACCGGCGGCCTGCTCGACACCAGGTCCTTGGATGCCGATTACTGGTTCCAGAACCTGCGCAACACGGTCCGTTTCGCGGAGACGGTACGGGCGCTGGCCGTCGCCGGGCACGTCCACTTCGTGGAGACCAGTCCGCACCCGGTGCTCACCATCGGCGTGCAGGACACCCTGGACGCGATCGACGTCGTCGGCACCACCACCGGGACGCTGCGCCGGGGCGAGGGCGGCCCGGCCCGGCTGCTGCTGTCCCTGGCCCACGCGCACGTGCACACCGCACACCGTCCCCGGTTGGCCGCCGACCCGACGCAGCCGCCGCCGCGTCCGGTGGACCTGCCCACGTACCCGTTCCAACGCCGGCGGCACTGGCTGGCCACGCCGTCCGGCGGCCCGGCCCCGACGGGCCCCGGCCACCGTTTCCTGGAAACCGAGATCGACCTGGCCGGCGACGCGGGGGTGCTGCTCTCCGGCCGGCTGTCCCGGCGGTCGCATCCCTGGCTGGCCGACCACGCGGTACGCGACGCCGTGCTGCTGCCCGGCGCGGCCCTGGTCGACCTGGCCGCGTACGCGGCCGACCGGGCCGGCTGCGACGTGGTGGACGACCTGGTGCTGGAGACGCCCCTGACGCTGCCGGCGACCGGCGGCGTGGAGATCCAGGTCAGCGTCCAGGCCGGGGACGCCCCGCGCCGACGCGCGCTGACCGTCCACTCCCGCGTCGTCGCGTCCGGGCCGACCGCCGACGGCCCGGACCGGAGCTGGGCGCGGCACGCCACGGGTGTCCTCGTCGAGGCCGACACCGACCCGACCGCCGACACCGACCCGACCGCGACCAGCGTGTGGCCGCCGGCGCACGCCGCCGAGTGGGACCTGACCGACGCGTACGCCCGGTTGGCCGACGCCGGATACCGGTACGGACCGACGTTCCGGGGCCTGCGGCGGGCCTGGCGGCGCGGCGACGACATCTGGGCCGAGATACGCCTGCCCGACGGGGCGCCGACCGGCGCGGGGCTGCCCGACGACCGGGCGGTCACCGGTTTCCACCTGCACCCGGCCCTGCTGGACGCCGCGCTGCACCCGCTGGTGCTCAGCCTGCTCGACGGCGACACCGCCGCCGGGGTGGCCCTGCCGTTCGCGTGGAGCGGCGTGCGGGTGCACGCGGTCGGGGCGACCGCGCTGCGGGCGCACCTACGGCGTACCGGCGCGCGCAGCGCCGCGTTGACCCTGACCGACGAATCCGGCGCCCCGGTGGCCGAGGTGGAGTCGCTGACCCTGCGGCCGGCGGCCGTCGGGCAGCTCGCCGCCGCGTACCGTGAGTCGCTGCTGGAGCTGGTCTGGTCCGAGGTGGCGGCGCCACCGCAGGCCGCCGCCGGGACCACCCGGCTGGCGGTGCTCGGTGACAGCGACCTGGACGCGGTCGGCGCCACCGGCTACCCGGACCTGGCCGCGCTGCTGGCCGCCCTGGACGGCGGCGCCCGGACGCCGGACGTGGTGGTGGCGACCGTCGTCGCGCCCGAGCCGGAGCTGGTGCCGGCGACCCACTCGGCGGTCGCCGCCGCCCTGGACCTCGTCCAGCGGTGGCTGGCCAGCGACCGGCTGGACGGCGCCCGCCTGGCGCTGACCACGTTCCGGTCGGTCGCGGCCGACCCGAACGAGCCGGTCCGCGATCCGGCGACGGCCGCCGTGTGGGGCCTGCTGCGCGCCGCGCAGACCGAGCATCCCGGCCGGTTCGTCCTGGTCGACCTGGACACCCCGTCCCACCTGCGGGTGCCCGCCGCGGTCGCCACCGGCGCGGCGCAGGTCGCCGTGCGGGGCGACACCTTCCGCACGCCCGCGCTGGCCCGGGTCGGCGCGGAACAGACCCTGGTCCGGCCGGAGACGCCGGACTGGCGGCTGGTCGCCGAGCCGCGCGGCACGATCGACAACCTGACCCTGGCCGGGTCCGACGACGCGGGCCGCCCGTTGGCCGGCGGGGAGGTCCGGGTCGCGGTGCACGCCGCCGGCCTCAACTTCCGGGACGTGCTGATCGCCCTCGACATGTACCCGGGCGCGGCGACGATGGGCTGCGAGGCGGCCGGCGTCGTGGTCGAGGTCGGCGCGGACGTGACCGACCTGGCCCCCGGCGACCGGGTGACCGGGCTGTTCCCGGCGGGGGCGTTCGGGCCGGTCGCCGTCGCCGACCGCCGGCTGCTCACCCGGATGCCGGCCGGCTGGACGTACGCGCTCGCCGCCAGCGTGCCGACGGTCTTCCTCACCGCCTGGTACGGGCTGGTCGAGCTGGCCGGTCTGCGCGCCGGGGAGCGGGTGCTGGTGCACGCCGCGACCGGCGGGGTCGGCATGGCGGCCGTGCAGGTCGCCCGGCACCTGGGCGCGGAGGTCTTCGCCACGGCCAGCCCGGCCAAGTGGGACACCCTGGTCGAGGCGGGTTTCGCCGACACCCACATCGCGAGCTCCCGCACTCTCGACTTCGAGCCGTGGTTCGCCGACGCCACCCGGGGCGAGGGCATGGACGTGGTGCTCAACTCGCTGGCCGGCGAGTTCACCGACGCGTCGCTGCGGCTGCTGCCCCGGGGCGGCCGGTTCGTCGAGATGGGCAAGACCGACATCCGCGCCGCGGACCGGGTGGCCGCCGCGCACCCCGGCGTGACGTACCGGTTCTTCGACCTGCTGACCGTGGACCCGGACCGGATCGCCGCGATGCTCGCCGCGCTGGTGGACCTCTTCGACTGCGGCGCGCTGACCCCCGTCCCGGTCACGACCTGGCCGGTCGACCGGGCGCCGGCCGCCTTCCGTCACCTCCAGCAGGCCCGGCACGTCGGCAAGATCGTGCTGGCCCTGCGCGGTGGTATCGACCCGGCGGGCACCGTCCTGATCACCGGCGGCACCGGCACGCTCGGGCGGTTGCTGGCCCGGCACCTGGTCACCCGGCACGCCGTACGTCGTCTGCTGCTCACCGGCCGGCGCGGTCGCGACGCCGACGGGGTGGTCGAGCTGGAACGGGAGCTGGCCGACCTGGGCGCGGAGGTGACCGTCGCCGCCTGCGACGTCGCCGACCGGGACGCGCTGGCCCGGGTGCTCGACGCGGTGCCGGCGGACCGTCCGCTCACCGCTGTGGTGCACACCGCCGGCCTGCTCGAC
The sequence above is a segment of the Micromonospora sp. WMMD882 genome. Coding sequences within it:
- a CDS encoding type I polyketide synthase, whose protein sequence is MSQPQTTVDGSPVGRTEPVAIVGVACRLPQAPTPDAFWELLRAGGDAVGEPPADRWRDGGPPAGTATRAGYLDRVGDFDAAFFGISPREAAAMDPQQRLMLELSWEVLEDARILPATVRGARAGVFVGAIWDDYATLSYRGGPDAVSPHTVTGLHRSILANRVSHHFGLTGPSLTVDTGQSSSLVSVHLAVESLRRGESSLALAAGVNLILAPESTTGMARLGALSPDGRCHTFDARANGYVRGEGGAAVLLKPLSRALADGDRVHAVILGGAVNNDGVADGLTVPSRAAQEEVLRLAYADAGVDPHDVQYVELHGTGTPVGDPIEAGALGAVFGAGRPVDAPLLVGSAKTNVGHLEGAAGITGLLKTVLALTHRRLPASLHFTTPNPAIPMDRWRLRVPQETGDWPRPDVPLRAGVSSFGIGGTNCHLVLGAAPTGRHGSGPEPAPEPTGWPLSARTPAALRDQAARLARHLADHPDLAPTAVARTLATARTRFDHRAVVVAEDVPQARAALTALAGGEPDARVVTGALTPGRVVFVFPGQGSQWAGMARGLLDRHPVFTATLRRCAAALAPYVDWDLLEVLRDGTDAAPLDRVEVVQPALWAMIVSLAETWRAHGVEPDAVIGHSQGEIAAAHVAGILTLEESARLVARRAQAISRIEGAGGMVSVPLGPDQLDLTRWAGRLHVSVRNGPNSSVVSGDLDALAELVESCQAREVNARLLPISYASHSPYVEPLRAGWDATIGPVRPRAGRVPFWSTVTAGPVDGTDLTGDYWYRNLRQPVRLEETVRGLIAAGHTHFVEPSPHPVLAAGIQDTLAAADVDGTVTGTLKRDDGGPGRLLLSLAAVHTRTAQAPTLGAGPTPAPGPLVDLPTYAFQREPHWLGTLPTPTAPAPHGPARPAPDPARTPALAQGPLADRLARLSAEDRSRLTLDLVRRNAAAVLGHATDTVVGADVSFKDLGLDSALALELRNRLAAATGLRLASGLLFNHPTPAALARHLRDELVGAAESAPTPAPAGGRATDEPIAVVAVGCRYPGDVRSAEDLWRLVAQGVDAVGDFPANRGWDLDGLFDPEPGVPGRSYARHGGFLPRADEFDEEFFGIAPREAAAMDPQQRLLLETTWEAFERAGIDPGTLRGSRTGVFMGVMPQEYGPRLYETSAGSDGYRLTGGATSVASGRVSYVFGFEGPTFTVDTACSSSLVAIHLAVQSLRRGEATMAVAGGACVMASPGIFVEFSRQRGLAPDGRCKAFGAGADGTGWAEGAGVLLLERLSDARRNGRRVLAVIRGSAINSDGASNGLTAPNGLAQERLIRDALADAGLSPADVDAVEAHGTGTRLGDPIEAGALLATYGRARPADRPVWLGSLKSNIGHSQAAAGVGGVIKMVGALRHELLPPTLHAAEPSPHVDWSSGAVSLLTAPVAWPRGDRPRRAAVSSFGISGTNAHVILEEAPPEPAAGPADAGTTEPTDAAAAGPADAGAVPGGGGATVAAYPLSARTPAALRDQAAGLTRHLAEHPGLDPVAVAHTLATGRARLDHRAVVVAAGPDETRVALTALTEGRPAPNLVAGTPVEGRTVFVFPGQGSQWAGMALGLLDRHPVFTEHLGRCAAALAPYTDWDLLDVLRGLPDAPPLDRVDVVQPVLWAMMISLAETWRAHGVEPDAVVGHSQGEIAAAYVAGALSLDDSARIVARRSQAITALAGTGGMVSVPLPAERIDLGRWDGRIHLAAVNGPHSTVVAGDPTALDDLVARFQAQEVNARRIDVDYASHTPFVTPIRDRVAELLGEIRPRPARIPFWSTCTGGLLDTRSLDADYWFQNLRNTVRFAETVRALAVAGHVHFVETSPHPVLTIGVQDTLDAIDVVGTTTGTLRRGEGGPARLLLSLAHAHVHTAHRPRLAADPTQPPPRPVDLPTYPFQRRRHWLATPSGGPAPTGPGHRFLETEIDLAGDAGVLLSGRLSRRSHPWLADHAVRDAVLLPGAALVDLAAYAADRAGCDVVDDLVLETPLTLPATGGVEIQVSVQAGDAPRRRALTVHSRVVASGPTADGPDRSWARHATGVLVEADTDPTADTDPTATSVWPPAHAAEWDLTDAYARLADAGYRYGPTFRGLRRAWRRGDDIWAEIRLPDGAPTGAGLPDDRAVTGFHLHPALLDAALHPLVLSLLDGDTAAGVALPFAWSGVRVHAVGATALRAHLRRTGARSAALTLTDESGAPVAEVESLTLRPAAVGQLAAAYRESLLELVWSEVAAPPQAAAGTTRLAVLGDSDLDAVGATGYPDLAALLAALDGGARTPDVVVATVVAPEPELVPATHSAVAAALDLVQRWLASDRLDGARLALTTFRSVAADPNEPVRDPATAAVWGLLRAAQTEHPGRFVLVDLDTPSHLRVPAAVATGAAQVAVRGDTFRTPALARVGAEQTLVRPETPDWRLVAEPRGTIDNLTLAGSDDAGRPLAGGEVRVAVHAAGLNFRDVLIALDMYPGAATMGCEAAGVVVEVGADVTDLAPGDRVTGLFPAGAFGPVAVADRRLLTRMPAGWTYALAASVPTVFLTAWYGLVELAGLRAGERVLVHAATGGVGMAAVQVARHLGAEVFATASPAKWDTLVEAGFADTHIASSRTLDFEPWFADATRGEGMDVVLNSLAGEFTDASLRLLPRGGRFVEMGKTDIRAADRVAAAHPGVTYRFFDLLTVDPDRIAAMLAALVDLFDCGALTPVPVTTWPVDRAPAAFRHLQQARHVGKIVLALRGGIDPAGTVLITGGTGTLGRLLARHLVTRHAVRRLLLTGRRGRDADGVVELERELADLGAEVTVAACDVADRDALARVLDAVPADRPLTAVVHTAGLLDDATVEALTGDQVERVLRPKVDGAWHLHELTRDRPLDAFVLFSSVAGTLGLPGQGNYAAANAFLDGLAHLRRSAGRAAVSLAWGLWAEASGMTGHLAEADLARMSRTGIAGLSDEEGLALFDLALERDQAHLVPVRLDRGALRGLAERDAVPGMLRDLVPPPGRRVTGRVTGPAAATSSASWADQLARLPRERRHDALVGLLSTEVAAVLGRADGIDHGQTFRDLGFDSLASVELRNRLRTATGLRLPATVVFDHPRVGELAEVLLGRVLATEQP
- a CDS encoding DUF5988 family protein; amino-acid sequence: MDDADTVLRADAPNTVLRGGPGRAGRLAERLCRTDATQTTLKVRSGNCYDHFHAEPGQLVETDGRTLRVFTWSHRTYVAE
- a CDS encoding DUF5957 family protein, giving the protein MRTLVAVLIGLVAGFFTGIVIDQIIGVIGLLASDDGPSGFRFLPLVLAVVGAVVAVLIDRSRQRRGAPPRS
- a CDS encoding FAD-dependent monooxygenase, whose translation is MYDETTQVLVVGGGVVGLSTSLFLSAHGVGSILVERHPGTAIHPRAWGWYPRTLELYRSVGLADAIDAESAGFTGHVLLGKLESLTGREFHLSRIPDEEDVSDISPIGRVVSLPQDRIEPLVLRRARELGGDVRFGVELVDLVQDDEGVTATVADRKTGVRRTVRARYLVAADGTDSPVRERLGIRRHGRGVVRHQMSILFRADLTGPLAGRRFAICQVENPQVEGTFGHDDSLGQGTLILTYHPERGERPEDFTDERCVELVRAAVGVPDLAVELRSVMPWEMGALVAERFTDGRVFLVGDAAHVVPPVGGYGANTGIHDAHNLAWKLHAVLTGLASPALLSTYHTERHPVAVTVLTQAGLRLAVRGGFATPDQHAALRETLTVTFGYAYDSAAIVAEPGDGVPAGPPGPGGAPAAPLVEPRDLDGRPGTRAPHVWLRLDGRRISTLDLFDQRPVLLLGPAAEPWRAAATAAAKRLGVELDVHRIGADLVEEDRPWAQTYGVAPDGVVLVRPDGFVCWRAPAGAEATESAVERVLAALLHRQP